The following coding sequences are from one Rutidosis leptorrhynchoides isolate AG116_Rl617_1_P2 chromosome 11, CSIRO_AGI_Rlap_v1, whole genome shotgun sequence window:
- the LOC139876971 gene encoding large ribosomal subunit protein eL20y: MSYKFHQFQVVGRALPTETDEHPKIYRMKLWATNEVRAKSKFWYFLRKLKKVKKSNGQMLAINEIFEKNPTTIKNYGIWLRYQSRTGYHNMYKEYRDTTLNGSIEQMYTEMASRHRVRHHCIQVIKTATIPAKLCKRESTKQFHNSKIKFPLVFKKVRPPTRKLKTTYKASRPNLFV, translated from the exons ATGAGTTACAAG TTTCATCAGTTTCAGGTTGTAGGCAGAGCATTGCCTACTGAAACAGATGAACATCCTAAAATCTACCGTATGAAGCTTTGGGCTACTAACGAAGTTCGTGCAAAGAGCAAGTTTTG GTACTTTTTGAGGAAGCTTAAGAAGGTGAAAAAGAGCAATGGTCAGATGCTGGCTATCAATGAG atttttGAGAAGAATCCAACAACGATCAAGAACTATGGCATATGGCTAAGATACCAATCGAGGACAGGGTACCATAACATGTACAAAGAGTACAGGGATACAACTCTTAACGGTTCTATTGAACAAATGTACACTGAGATGGCATCTCGCCACAGGGTGCGCCACCACTGCATCCAGGTCATCAAGACCGCAACCATTCCAGCTAAGCTTTGCAAGAGGGAGTCCACAAAACAATTTCATAACTCAAAGATCAAATTCCCATTGGTGTTTAAGAAAGTTAGACCTCCAACTAGGAAGCTCAAGACCACTTACAAAGCTTCAAGGCCTAATCTGTTTGTTTGA